The following coding sequences lie in one Heyndrickxia oleronia genomic window:
- a CDS encoding response regulator encodes MINVIISEDDFRVAAIHEQFLKKIEDVCVIGKALNGEQTLAFLKNNRVDLIILDIFMPDQLGTEILNEIRNNYEHIDVIIISAAFEKNYVEAAIRQGVLDYIIKPVTMERFRQSIENYKRKHQLFSSNELNQELIDKYFGFKNDSNDSNRDLPKGIDPLTLQKVKGILKIFPNGVSAEEMGEKMGASRPTARRYLEYLTSIGEGSAELEYGIVGRPERKYRLVNK; translated from the coding sequence GTGATTAATGTTATCATTTCAGAGGACGATTTTAGAGTAGCGGCTATTCATGAACAATTCCTAAAGAAAATAGAGGATGTTTGTGTGATTGGAAAAGCATTAAACGGAGAACAAACCCTCGCATTTCTTAAAAATAATCGAGTGGATTTAATTATATTAGATATTTTTATGCCCGATCAATTAGGGACAGAGATCTTAAATGAAATACGAAACAACTATGAACATATCGACGTGATTATTATTTCGGCAGCTTTTGAAAAAAATTATGTAGAAGCTGCTATTCGACAAGGTGTATTGGATTATATTATTAAGCCTGTGACGATGGAAAGATTTAGGCAGTCCATCGAAAACTATAAAAGAAAACATCAATTATTTAGCTCAAACGAATTAAATCAAGAACTAATAGATAAATATTTTGGTTTTAAAAATGATTCGAATGATTCCAATAGGGATCTTCCGAAAGGAATTGATCCCCTAACATTACAAAAGGTGAAAGGGATTTTAAAGATTTTCCCTAATGGTGTATCAGCGGAAGAAATGGGTGAAAAAATGGGAGCCTCAAGGCCAACCGCTCGAAGATATTTAGAATATTTGACTTCAATTGGGGAGGGAAGTGCAGAGCTAGAATATGGAATCGTAGGCAGACCAGAAAGGAAATATCGATTAGTAAATAAATAA
- a CDS encoding bifunctional 2-methylcitrate dehydratase/aconitate hydratase: MKELNSVKAKTVDSVFETIANYVLDKEITSEVALETARYVLIDSLGCGFLALRYPECTKHLGPIVPGTIVPNGSRVPGTSFELDPVHAAFNIGCMIRWLDYNDTWLAAEWGHPSDNLGGILAVADYLSRTRKRALKMRDILVAMVKAHEIQGVLALTNSLNRQGLDHVLFVKIATTAVVTGMLGGTKEEIMNAVSNAWLDNSSLRTYRHFPNTGSRKSWAAGDATSRGVRLAFMALKGEMGYSTALSAPHWGFQDVLFDGKEITLSRTLDSYVMENILFKISYPAEFHAQTAAECAIRLHPIVRDRLVEVNRIVIDTQESAVRILDKKGPLHNPADRDHCLQYITAIGLIYGTINADHYEDETAQDQRIDQLREKMEIVENKQYSIDYLDPNLRSIANAVQIYFKDGSVSEKIECQYPIGHPFRRDEGVPLLIKKFQDNLETCFPVKQVQEIMSICMDSSVLIDYQVDEFISKLLI; encoded by the coding sequence ATGAAGGAATTAAACTCTGTAAAAGCTAAAACCGTTGATTCAGTTTTTGAGACGATCGCTAATTATGTTTTAGATAAAGAGATTACAAGTGAAGTTGCTTTGGAGACTGCTCGATATGTTTTAATCGATAGCTTAGGCTGTGGTTTTTTGGCTTTAAGGTATCCGGAATGTACAAAGCATCTGGGGCCAATAGTACCTGGAACCATAGTTCCTAATGGAAGTCGTGTACCTGGTACTTCATTTGAATTAGATCCTGTCCATGCTGCGTTTAATATCGGGTGTATGATTCGATGGCTAGACTATAATGATACATGGTTAGCTGCTGAGTGGGGACACCCTTCTGATAATCTTGGGGGGATACTAGCGGTAGCTGATTACCTTAGCAGAACTCGGAAACGGGCTTTGAAGATGAGGGATATTCTTGTAGCGATGGTTAAAGCCCATGAAATACAAGGCGTGCTAGCACTGACTAATAGTTTAAATCGCCAGGGGCTGGATCATGTGTTATTTGTTAAAATTGCTACTACCGCAGTGGTTACTGGTATGCTTGGTGGTACAAAAGAAGAAATCATGAATGCAGTTTCGAATGCTTGGCTTGATAATTCTAGTTTGCGAACATACCGGCATTTTCCAAATACGGGATCTCGGAAATCCTGGGCCGCAGGTGATGCGACAAGTAGAGGTGTTCGATTAGCTTTTATGGCATTAAAGGGAGAAATGGGTTATTCGACAGCACTCTCTGCCCCTCATTGGGGATTTCAGGATGTGTTATTTGATGGAAAAGAGATAACCCTTAGCCGAACACTTGATTCTTATGTTATGGAGAATATTTTATTTAAAATTTCCTATCCGGCAGAATTTCACGCGCAAACGGCTGCTGAATGTGCGATTCGATTGCATCCGATTGTGAGAGATCGACTGGTTGAGGTAAATAGAATTGTCATTGATACTCAAGAATCGGCGGTTCGTATTTTAGATAAGAAGGGACCGCTACATAATCCTGCTGACAGAGATCATTGTCTTCAATATATTACGGCAATAGGACTAATATATGGAACGATAAACGCTGATCATTATGAAGATGAAACAGCACAGGATCAACGGATTGATCAACTACGTGAAAAAATGGAGATCGTCGAAAATAAACAATATAGTATTGATTATTTAGATCCAAATCTTCGTTCGATTGCTAATGCTGTGCAAATTTATTTTAAGGATGGATCAGTTAGTGAAAAAATTGAATGTCAATATCCAATTGGACATCCGTTTAGAAGGGATGAGGGAGTTCCCTTACTAATTAAGAAATTTCAGGATAACTTGGAAACCTGCTTTCCCGTAAAACAAGTTCAAGAGATTATGAGCATCTGTATGGATTCATCGGTGTTGATTGATTATCAGGTAGATGAATTTATAAGTAAGCTATTGATCTAA
- a CDS encoding ATP-binding protein encodes MKKYFSVSLQTKVVVLITALLLFVILILTVFYGYIESKSTEQHIGQLAKQVAITVSLMPTVKEAFNLEHPSTVIQPITKKISDEVGAEFIVIGNKDSIRYSHPDENKIGKKMVGGDNDRALKKGMNYISEAVGSLGPSIRGKAPILDEKGEIIGIVSVGFMKREVREVISNRLLKIILISLFVLFLGSVGGVLLARNIRRDTLGLEPHEIASLYRERSAILQSIKEGIIAVDANGDITMMNDSARKILGVKKDSLHTPIETIIPNTKMHRVLETGIHENDKEMLLNEKHVIVNRIPIRDKERIVGVVASFRDKTEIKAMLDTLSEVKKYSEDLRAQTHEFANKLYVLSGMLQLHQYDEALSFIQNEAAVHRNQNQILFQQIVDSKVQAILIGKIGKASEKKVKFTIDSSSSLQPLPKQIGLAQLISVLGNIIDNAFEAVSTSTKKEITFFTTDVGNDIVFEIDDTGNGIRVEDIKHIFHRGYTTKKGKNRGYGLSIVKEIIEELNGTIEIQAKKEGGTIFSIFIPKWIKCEKEDSL; translated from the coding sequence ATGAAAAAATATTTTTCGGTATCACTTCAAACAAAAGTAGTTGTTTTAATTACGGCCTTATTATTATTTGTTATTTTGATTTTGACAGTGTTTTACGGATACATTGAATCAAAAAGTACCGAGCAACATATAGGTCAGTTGGCGAAGCAGGTAGCGATCACTGTTTCGTTAATGCCTACAGTGAAGGAAGCATTTAATCTTGAACATCCTTCAACAGTCATTCAGCCCATTACCAAAAAAATTTCTGATGAAGTTGGGGCAGAGTTTATTGTTATTGGTAATAAGGATAGTATTCGGTATTCCCATCCAGACGAAAATAAAATCGGAAAAAAAATGGTCGGTGGAGATAATGACCGTGCCTTAAAAAAAGGAATGAATTATATTTCAGAAGCAGTAGGTTCTTTAGGGCCTTCCATTAGGGGGAAAGCTCCTATCCTTGATGAAAAGGGTGAAATTATTGGAATTGTCTCGGTTGGTTTTATGAAAAGAGAAGTGAGAGAGGTAATAAGTAATCGACTATTAAAAATTATACTTATATCTCTATTTGTATTATTTTTAGGCAGTGTAGGGGGTGTCCTATTAGCTCGAAACATTCGAAGGGATACTCTTGGCTTGGAACCGCATGAAATTGCTTCCTTATATCGAGAAAGAAGTGCTATCTTACAATCTATCAAAGAAGGAATTATTGCTGTAGATGCAAATGGCGATATTACAATGATGAATGATTCTGCTCGAAAAATATTAGGAGTCAAAAAAGATTCATTGCATACTCCGATTGAAACCATCATTCCAAATACAAAAATGCATAGAGTACTGGAAACTGGGATTCATGAAAATGACAAAGAAATGCTTTTAAATGAAAAACATGTGATTGTTAATCGGATCCCAATTCGGGATAAAGAGCGAATTGTCGGTGTGGTTGCTAGTTTTCGGGACAAAACTGAAATTAAGGCGATGTTAGATACTCTATCAGAGGTAAAGAAGTATTCAGAGGATTTACGGGCACAAACTCATGAATTTGCGAATAAACTTTATGTTTTATCAGGAATGCTCCAATTACATCAATACGATGAAGCATTATCTTTTATCCAAAACGAGGCTGCAGTACATAGAAATCAAAATCAAATTCTTTTCCAACAGATTGTTGATTCAAAAGTTCAAGCAATTCTTATTGGTAAGATTGGGAAAGCCTCGGAAAAAAAAGTAAAGTTTACGATTGATTCGTCCAGTTCTTTACAACCATTGCCGAAACAAATTGGTCTCGCTCAATTAATTTCTGTTCTTGGAAACATCATTGACAATGCCTTTGAGGCGGTTTCAACGAGTACGAAAAAAGAAATCACTTTTTTTACTACTGATGTTGGAAATGATATTGTGTTCGAAATTGATGATACCGGAAATGGAATTAGAGTAGAGGATATTAAGCATATTTTTCATAGAGGATATACAACAAAAAAAGGAAAAAATCGGGGATACGGATTAAGTATTGTAAAAGAAATTATAGAAGAGCTAAATGGAACGATTGAAATACAAGCAAAAAAAGAGGGAGGAACGATATTCTCCATTTTTATTCCAAAATGGATTAAATGCGAAAAGGAGGATTCTTTGTGA
- a CDS encoding tripartite tricarboxylate transporter substrate binding protein, protein MKKRFFFLVVFALFLVITSACSSNTSSSKGGKDWKPGKTIEIVAPSGAGGGWDTTARMAAKVLGEEKIIDQKMGVVNKTGGGGAVGWAYIHSKKGSSNNLFVTSPPMLLVPLNGQSEFDYKDFTPIANLIADYAAFAVKADSKWNSLNDLFEDMKKDPSSVTVIGGSSPGSMDHIQFVKIAKAAGVDITKIKYVSDQDGGALTSLLNGNADVFSTGVAETAEQVKAGKIKVLGITSEERLKGDIISEFPTAKEQGIDATFINWRGFFGPPNMDKAALNYYEGKLKELSDSPAWADIREKYGWDEEFMDSEEYQKFLEEENKSMKALLDELGLAK, encoded by the coding sequence TTGAAGAAACGTTTTTTCTTTTTAGTTGTATTTGCACTTTTCTTGGTTATTACCTCTGCTTGTTCTAGTAACACTTCATCTTCAAAGGGAGGAAAGGATTGGAAGCCAGGTAAAACGATTGAAATTGTTGCTCCTAGTGGGGCTGGTGGTGGTTGGGATACCACAGCAAGAATGGCAGCCAAGGTTCTAGGCGAGGAGAAAATAATTGATCAAAAAATGGGGGTGGTAAATAAGACTGGTGGAGGAGGAGCTGTAGGATGGGCCTATATTCATTCTAAAAAGGGAAGTTCTAATAATCTCTTTGTTACTTCGCCACCGATGCTACTTGTTCCATTAAATGGTCAATCAGAATTTGATTATAAAGATTTTACTCCTATTGCAAACTTAATTGCTGATTATGCAGCGTTCGCTGTCAAGGCGGATTCAAAATGGAATAGTCTGAATGATTTATTTGAGGATATGAAAAAGGATCCTTCGAGTGTAACAGTTATTGGTGGTTCTTCACCTGGAAGCATGGACCATATCCAATTTGTAAAAATTGCAAAGGCAGCAGGTGTAGATATTACCAAAATTAAATATGTTTCTGATCAAGATGGGGGAGCCTTAACTTCTCTACTAAATGGAAATGCCGATGTTTTCTCAACAGGAGTTGCTGAGACGGCCGAACAGGTGAAAGCTGGGAAGATTAAGGTTTTGGGAATAACATCAGAGGAAAGGCTGAAAGGGGACATTATTTCAGAATTTCCAACAGCGAAGGAGCAAGGAATTGATGCGACTTTCATTAATTGGAGAGGATTTTTTGGACCGCCTAATATGGACAAAGCTGCTTTGAACTATTATGAGGGAAAATTAAAAGAGTTAAGTGATTCCCCAGCATGGGCTGATATTAGAGAAAAATATGGCTGGGATGAAGAATTTATGGATAGTGAGGAATACCAAAAGTTTTTGGAAGAAGAAAATAAAAGCATGAAGGCATTATTAGATGAACTTGGTCTAGCAAAGTAA
- a CDS encoding tripartite tricarboxylate transporter TctB family protein has translation MLNTKNKKVSLGLMVVSIIYLILSFRLPSYAYVPIDSDVIPIALGFILLLLSIALFFIKDTGEKVKIPMNDLIPILIVLGFIFFYILFLELLGFIIVTALFIFFCSWYLGYKKFLSNSLVSIVLPVAIYFLFVSFLQIQLPSGVLPF, from the coding sequence ATGTTAAATACAAAAAATAAAAAGGTATCACTTGGATTAATGGTGGTATCGATCATTTATCTAATTCTCAGTTTTCGATTACCTTCATATGCCTATGTTCCGATTGATTCGGATGTCATTCCGATTGCCTTAGGATTTATTTTATTACTACTGTCCATCGCTTTATTTTTTATTAAGGATACAGGGGAAAAAGTAAAAATTCCAATGAATGATTTGATTCCGATTTTAATCGTATTAGGCTTTATCTTTTTTTATATTCTTTTCCTTGAATTGCTAGGATTTATTATTGTGACAGCACTTTTTATCTTTTTTTGCTCTTGGTATCTCGGCTATAAAAAGTTTTTATCCAACAGCTTAGTATCCATTGTTTTACCAGTAGCGATCTATTTCTTATTTGTATCATTTTTACAAATTCAATTACCAAGTGGTGTATTGCCTTTTTAA
- a CDS encoding tripartite tricarboxylate transporter permease, translating to MFDGILAGIEVVFSFQGILFVLIGVIVGTVIGMIPGLGPITAIAVMIPITYGMVPALALLLMAGVYYGAAYGGAASSILLNAPGTSEAVATSFDGYPMAKQGKAGKALAVAAISSFIGGTISVILLTLLAPTLANVAISFGPPAYFALMLMGLTAVSSLSDGSTIKALISATIGFMIATIGIDSQTGTPRFTFGSAHLLEGIDFLVIALGLFALAEVCSLIINRKEKGTDTNKIGSLRLSKQEFREMSTTAGKQSFLGFLIGVLPGAGGTIASLLAYVSEKKMSKNPEQFGKGAIKGIAAPESANNAASGGAFVPLLSLGIPGSGTTAVMLGALMVLGVQPGPLLIGDHPDIFWGVIISMYIGNIFLLILNLPLIPYISKILKVPRPMLIPLVIVFCLIGVYGVSFNTFDMFLLLLFGIIGYVMRLFHFPAAPLLLAFILGGMMEQSFRQSLTISNGSLAIFFTNPISCVLLIIALLAFLLPILKTWKRKKEDNQSSQQSA from the coding sequence ATGTTTGATGGAATATTGGCAGGAATTGAAGTGGTCTTTAGTTTTCAAGGAATTCTTTTCGTATTAATTGGTGTTATCGTTGGGACAGTTATTGGAATGATACCTGGTTTGGGACCGATAACGGCTATTGCGGTCATGATTCCAATTACTTATGGGATGGTGCCAGCTTTAGCACTGTTATTGATGGCTGGTGTTTATTATGGTGCAGCGTATGGGGGAGCAGCTTCATCAATCCTATTAAATGCACCTGGTACATCTGAGGCAGTGGCAACAAGCTTTGATGGTTATCCAATGGCGAAGCAGGGGAAAGCTGGGAAGGCATTAGCAGTCGCAGCCATTTCATCTTTTATAGGTGGTACGATCAGTGTTATTTTACTTACTCTTTTAGCACCTACTCTAGCAAATGTCGCTATTTCGTTTGGTCCACCTGCCTATTTTGCACTTATGCTAATGGGGTTAACAGCTGTATCTAGTTTGTCCGACGGATCAACAATAAAAGCACTAATTTCTGCCACAATTGGCTTCATGATTGCAACGATAGGAATTGATTCACAGACTGGAACACCAAGATTTACATTTGGGAGTGCGCATTTATTAGAAGGAATTGATTTCCTCGTCATTGCTCTTGGTTTATTTGCATTAGCAGAAGTGTGCTCATTGATTATTAATCGAAAGGAAAAAGGGACAGACACGAATAAAATTGGTAGTTTACGATTATCGAAACAAGAATTTCGTGAAATGTCTACAACAGCCGGGAAACAATCCTTTTTAGGATTCCTCATTGGCGTATTACCAGGTGCAGGGGGAACGATCGCCTCACTGCTTGCATATGTTTCCGAAAAAAAGATGAGTAAGAACCCAGAACAATTTGGGAAAGGTGCAATAAAAGGAATCGCAGCACCTGAGTCTGCTAATAATGCTGCATCTGGCGGTGCTTTTGTCCCATTACTAAGTTTAGGGATACCTGGTTCAGGGACAACGGCTGTGATGCTAGGTGCATTAATGGTGTTAGGGGTGCAACCAGGTCCATTATTAATTGGAGATCATCCCGATATTTTTTGGGGAGTTATTATAAGTATGTATATCGGGAATATTTTCCTATTAATATTGAATCTACCTTTAATCCCATATATATCAAAGATTTTAAAGGTTCCTCGTCCAATGCTCATTCCTTTAGTGATTGTGTTTTGCTTAATTGGTGTATACGGAGTGAGTTTTAATACCTTTGATATGTTTTTACTTCTACTATTTGGAATCATTGGTTATGTGATGAGATTATTTCATTTTCCTGCCGCACCACTCCTATTAGCATTTATTTTAGGGGGAATGATGGAACAATCTTTCCGCCAATCCTTAACGATTTCAAATGGAAGTCTAGCAATCTTCTTTACTAATCCAATTTCCTGTGTACTTTTAATCATTGCACTTTTAGCATTTCTATTACCGATTTTAAAAACATGGAAAAGGAAAAAAGAAGATAATCAGTCATCACAGCAGAGTGCCTAA